In Populus nigra chromosome 1, ddPopNigr1.1, whole genome shotgun sequence, one genomic interval encodes:
- the LOC133680936 gene encoding uncharacterized protein LOC133680936 isoform X1: MEISPSTTQESLNLNTIRSRINELEEIYRDCNADSFSEINSSDSDELMKDSAHQLVSKVSQTVTEYSDFSFLGIEDLDAYLAHLKEELDAAEAESAKISNEIELLNRTCMEDSSELENDLEWMKCSLDLISSQRDREKEKGDEQMEHFSSGENQSNLINTNEENKFEILKLDNQIEESTRILKSMQDLDSVCKWYDAIEQIEDVLSGLKVIEFDGTCIRLSLRTYIPKQDVLFLQKIEETNVPYEINHEFLIEVTNGSMEIKKVEMFPNDIYIGDIVDAAKSFRQMFLHLALMETSSSLEWFVRKAQDRIIQSTLRRLVARSASTSRQSIEYLDRDEIIVAHMVGGVDAFMEVSQGWPITNSPLKLVSLKNSNHHAKEISLGFLCKVEEAANSLDVHTRQNLSSFVDSVEKILVEQMHLELHSDGTSSV; the protein is encoded by the exons atggAAATCTCTCCCTCAACGACACAAGAATCTCTCAATCTGAACACAATTCgcag TCGAATAAATGAACTTGAAGAAATCTACAGAGATTGCAATGCAGATAGTTTCTCCGAAATAAACTCTTCTGATTCTGATGAATTAATGAAAGATTCCGCTCATCAACTTGTG AGCAAAGTGAGTCAAACCGTAACCGAGTACTCCGATTTCAGTTTCCTAGGCATTGAAGATTTAG ATGCATACTTAGCACACTTGAAAGAGGAGCTTGACGCGGCAGAGGCTGAGAGTGCAAAGATCTCTAATGAAATTGAGTTGCTCAATAGAACATGTATGGAag ATTCTAGTGAACTAGAGAATGATCTTGAATGGATGAAGTGTTCGTTGGATTTAATTTCTTCACAGCGG GAtcgagagaaagaaaaaggagatgAACAGATGGAGCACTTTTCAAGTGgagaaaatcaatcaaatttgataaacacaaatgaagaaaacaagttTGAG ATTTTGAAGCTCGATAATCAGATTGAGGAAAGCACAAGGATTTTGAAGTCCATGCAGGATCTTGATTCCGTATGCAAATG GTATGATGCCATAGaacaaattgaagatgtattgTCGGGTCTGAAAGTCATTGAATTTGATGGAACCTGCATTAGATTGTCATTGCGGACTTATATTCCAAAACAAGATGTATTGTTCCTACAGAAGATTGAAGAAACTAATGTGCCATATGAAATAAACCATGAATTTCTCATAGAAGTTACCAATGGAAGTATGGAGATTAAGAAAGTTGAG ATGTTTCCGAATGACATATATATAGGAGACATTGTTGATGCTGCAAAGTCTTTCAG GCAAATGTTTTTGCACTTGGCATTGATGGAGACAAGCTCTTCACTGGAGTGGTTTGTAAGAAAAGCTCAAGATAGAATTATTCAGTCTACTTTGAGACGATTGGTGGCAAGGAGTGCAAGTACATCCAG GCAATCCATTGAATACTTGGACAGAGATGAAATAATAGTTGCTCATATGGTTGGGGGTGTTGATGCTTTTATGGAAGTTTCTCAGGGTTGGCCCATAACAAATTCCCCATTGAAATTGGTATCTCTCAAGAACTCAAATCACCATGCAAAGGAAATTTCGTTGGGCTTTCTCTGCAAGGTTGAG GAAGCGGCGAACTCCTTGGATGTACACACGCGGCAGAACTTGTCAAGCTTTGTAGACTCTGTTGAAAAAATTCTTGTAGAACAAATGCACTTGGAACTGCATTCAGATGGTACTTCTAGCGTATGA
- the LOC133680936 gene encoding uncharacterized protein LOC133680936 isoform X2, whose amino-acid sequence MEISPSTTQESLNLNTIRSRINELEEIYRDCNADSFSEINSSDSDELMKDSAHQLVSKVSQTVTEYSDFSFLGIEDLDAYLAHLKEELDAAEAESAKISNEIELLNRTYSSELENDLEWMKCSLDLISSQRDREKEKGDEQMEHFSSGENQSNLINTNEENKFEILKLDNQIEESTRILKSMQDLDSVCKWYDAIEQIEDVLSGLKVIEFDGTCIRLSLRTYIPKQDVLFLQKIEETNVPYEINHEFLIEVTNGSMEIKKVEMFPNDIYIGDIVDAAKSFRQMFLHLALMETSSSLEWFVRKAQDRIIQSTLRRLVARSASTSRQSIEYLDRDEIIVAHMVGGVDAFMEVSQGWPITNSPLKLVSLKNSNHHAKEISLGFLCKVEEAANSLDVHTRQNLSSFVDSVEKILVEQMHLELHSDGTSSV is encoded by the exons atggAAATCTCTCCCTCAACGACACAAGAATCTCTCAATCTGAACACAATTCgcag TCGAATAAATGAACTTGAAGAAATCTACAGAGATTGCAATGCAGATAGTTTCTCCGAAATAAACTCTTCTGATTCTGATGAATTAATGAAAGATTCCGCTCATCAACTTGTG AGCAAAGTGAGTCAAACCGTAACCGAGTACTCCGATTTCAGTTTCCTAGGCATTGAAGATTTAG ATGCATACTTAGCACACTTGAAAGAGGAGCTTGACGCGGCAGAGGCTGAGAGTGCAAAGATCTCTAATGAAATTGAGTTGCTCAATAGAACAT ATTCTAGTGAACTAGAGAATGATCTTGAATGGATGAAGTGTTCGTTGGATTTAATTTCTTCACAGCGG GAtcgagagaaagaaaaaggagatgAACAGATGGAGCACTTTTCAAGTGgagaaaatcaatcaaatttgataaacacaaatgaagaaaacaagttTGAG ATTTTGAAGCTCGATAATCAGATTGAGGAAAGCACAAGGATTTTGAAGTCCATGCAGGATCTTGATTCCGTATGCAAATG GTATGATGCCATAGaacaaattgaagatgtattgTCGGGTCTGAAAGTCATTGAATTTGATGGAACCTGCATTAGATTGTCATTGCGGACTTATATTCCAAAACAAGATGTATTGTTCCTACAGAAGATTGAAGAAACTAATGTGCCATATGAAATAAACCATGAATTTCTCATAGAAGTTACCAATGGAAGTATGGAGATTAAGAAAGTTGAG ATGTTTCCGAATGACATATATATAGGAGACATTGTTGATGCTGCAAAGTCTTTCAG GCAAATGTTTTTGCACTTGGCATTGATGGAGACAAGCTCTTCACTGGAGTGGTTTGTAAGAAAAGCTCAAGATAGAATTATTCAGTCTACTTTGAGACGATTGGTGGCAAGGAGTGCAAGTACATCCAG GCAATCCATTGAATACTTGGACAGAGATGAAATAATAGTTGCTCATATGGTTGGGGGTGTTGATGCTTTTATGGAAGTTTCTCAGGGTTGGCCCATAACAAATTCCCCATTGAAATTGGTATCTCTCAAGAACTCAAATCACCATGCAAAGGAAATTTCGTTGGGCTTTCTCTGCAAGGTTGAG GAAGCGGCGAACTCCTTGGATGTACACACGCGGCAGAACTTGTCAAGCTTTGTAGACTCTGTTGAAAAAATTCTTGTAGAACAAATGCACTTGGAACTGCATTCAGATGGTACTTCTAGCGTATGA
- the LOC133680694 gene encoding uncharacterized protein LOC133680694, whose protein sequence is MGKKDKQSSKASTEELLTTLGDFTSKENWDKFFTIRGTDDSFEWYAEWTELHHPLLSLLAGNDENHSSSSPLLKILVPGCGNSKLSENLYDAGFKEITNIDFSKVVISDMLRRNVRDRPGMRWRVMDMTQMQLADESFDVVLDKGGLDALMEPELGPKLGNQYLSEVKRVLNGKFICLTLAESHVLALLFSKFRFGWKMSVQAIPQKPSSKPDLRTFMVVAEKENSSALHFITALFDHSSLDCIGNQAIGLHEALENENQIRKEYSIGPDILYSLEDLLIGAKGDLSKLSLGRRFQLTLGGNGDSRFSYKAIVLDAKESSSQFTYHCGVFIVPKTRAHEWLFSSEEGQWLVVESSKAARLIMIIMDSSHNNASMDDIQKDLSPLVKQLAPGKDDNSAQIPFMMAGDGIKERKTVHKVTSSLTGSIIVEDVVYENVADDVSRPFPSSDLIFRRLVFQRAEGLVQSEALLTRDESSHKIVEEKKKTSSSKSKKKGSQKRNDASSKILKVYHDYMASSYHMGIVSGFTLMSSYLESVESTGKTVNAVIIGLGAGILPMFLHGCMPSLQIEVVELDAVVLSLARDYFGFAEDEHLKVHIADGIRFVREVKNFAVADGLPAIHGIEDASGSTKPSPDESGSVSYTEGRGRPRVDILIIDVDSSDSSSGMACPAADFVEESFLLTVKDTLSEQGLFIVNLVSRSPDVKDTIISRMKAVFNHLFSLQLEEDINMVLFGLCSEVCLKEDCFPEAACQLDKLLKFKHQEIGQSIIDSTKKIRRLK, encoded by the exons atgggaaaaaaagacaaacaatCATCGAAAGCTTCAACAGAGGAACTCTTAACAACACTAGGAGACTTCACAAGCAAAGAAAACTGGGACAAATTCTTCACTATCAGAGGCACTGATGACTCCTTCGAGTGGTACGCCGAGTGGACTGAGCTCCACCATCCCCTCCTCTCTCTTCTCGCCGGAAATGATGAaaaccattcttcttcttctccgcTGCTGAAAATCCTGGTTCCGGGTTGCGGGAATTCGAAGCTGTCAGAGAATTTGTATGATGCAGGGTTTAAGGAGATAACGAATATTGATTTCTCGAAAGTTGTGATTTCTGATATGTTGAGAAGGAATGTGAGGGATCGGCCTGGTATGCGGTGGCGTGTCATGGACATGACTCAAATGCAG TTGGCAGATGAGAGCTTTGATGTTGTTCTTGATAAAGGGGGATTGGATGCTTTGATGGAGCCAGAACTTGGCCCGAAGTTGGGAAACCAGTATTTATCAGAG GTGAAAAGAGTGTTGAATGGGAAGTTTATTTGCCTGACGCTTGCAGAATCTCATGTTCTAG CTTTGCTCTTCTCTAAGTTCCGGTTTGGGTGGAAAATGAGTGTTCAGGCTATACCACAGAAACCTTCTAGTAAGCCTGATCTGCGTACATTTATGGTTGTTGCTGAGAAAGAGAATTCTAGTGCTTTGCACTTCATAACGGCATTGTTTGATCACTCTTCTCTTGATTGTATTGGAAATCAG GCTATTGGTCTACATGAAGCCCttgaaaatgagaatcaaattcgTAAAGAATATTCCATTGGTCCTGATATACTGTACTCTCTTGAAGATCTGTTAATTGGAGCTAAAGGTGACTTGTCAAAGCTTAGCCTAGGTCGTCGTTTTCAGCTTACTTTGGGAGGGAATGGCGACTCCCGGTTTAGTTACAAAGCCATAGTTCTTGATGCCAAGGAAAGCTCTAGCCAATTCACTTATCATTGTGGGGTTTTCATTGTGCCAAAG ACTCGAGCTCATGAATGGCTCTTCTCTTCAGAAGAAGGACAGTGGCTAGTTGTTGAAAGCTCAAAGGCAGCTCGTTTAATAATG ATTATAATGGACAGTAGCCACAATAATGCCAGCATGGATGATATTCAG AAGGATTTATCTCCTCTGGTTAAACAGTTGGCACCTGGAAAAGATGATAATTCAGCACAAATTCC TTTCATGATGGCAGGTGATGGAATCAAAGAACGAAAAACTGTGCATAAG GTTACCTCTTCATTAACTGGGTCAATAATTGTTGAAGACGTGGTTTATGAAAATGTTGCTGATGATGTCAGTCGTCCTTTTCCATCTAGTGATTTGATATTCCGCCGCCTTGTTTTCCAAAGAGCAGAGGGTCTTGTTCAGTCTGAAGCTCTTCTTACAAGGGATGAATCTTCTCATAAAATtgttgaagagaagaagaaaactagtTCTTCCAAATCGAAGAAAAAGGGAAGCCAGAAACGGAATGATG CATCAAGCAAGATACTGAAGGTATATCATGATTATATGGCCAGCTCTTATCATATGGGAATCGTTTCTGGCTTTACGTTGATGTCTTCTTATTTGGAAAGTGTGGAATCGACTGGAAAAACA gttaaTGCTGTTATCATCGGTCTTGGAGCTGGCATACTTCCCATGTTTCTCCATGGATGCATGCCTTCTTTGCAGATTGAG GTGGTGGAGTTGGATGCTGTGGTACTTAGCCTTGCAAGGGATTACTTTGGTTTTGCAGAAGATGAACATTTGAAG GTACATATAGCTGATGGGATAAGGTTTGTTAGAGAGGTAAAAAACTTCGCTGTGGCTGATGGATTGCCTGCCATCCATGGAATTGAGGATGCTTCTGGAAGTACAAAGCCTTCACCTGATGAAAGTGGCAGTGTGTCTTACACAGAGGGCAGAGGAAGACCTAGAGTTGACATACTTATCATTGACGTGGACTCTTCAGACTCGAG CTCAGGAATGGCCTGTCCAGCTGCAGATTTTGTGGAAGAGTCTTTTCTTTTGACTGTAAAAGATACCCTTTCTGAGCAAGGTCTCTTCATTGTCAATTTGGTGTCAAGGTCCCCAGATGTTAAAGACACAATTATTTCAAGGATGAAAGCG GTCTTCAACCACCTGTTTAGCCTTCAGCTTGAGGAAGACATCAACATGGTTCTCTTTGGCCTTTGTTCGGAAGTTTGCTTGAAGGAGGATTGCTTCCCCGAGGCTGCCTGTCAGCTTGACAAACTGTTGAAGTTCAAACACCAGGAAATAGGCCAAAGCATTATAGATTCAACAAAGAAGATCAGACGTTTAAAATGA
- the LOC133669733 gene encoding probable sucrose-phosphate synthase 3 produces MPGNEWINGYLEAILNSGGGAGAIEEHKPAPAVNLSETGHFNPTKYFVEEVVRGVDETDLHRTWIKVVATRNTRERSSRLENMCWRIWHLTRKKKQLEWEELQRLANRRWEREQGRRDATEDMSEDLSEGEKGDGLGELAQSETPRKKFQRSLSNPEVWSDDKKEKKLYIVLISIHGLVRGENMELGRDSDTGGQVKYVVELARALARMPGVYRVDLFTRQISSPEVDWSYGEPTEMLTSGPEDDDGNEVGESSGAYIVRIPFGPRDKYLGKELLWPYIQEFVDGALSHILNMSKVLGEQIGGGQPVWPYVIHGHYADAGDSAALLSGALNVPMVLTGHSLGRNKLEQLLKQGRQSKEDINSTYKIMRRIEGEELSLDAAELVITSTRQEIDEQWGLYDGFDVKLEKVLRARARRGVNCHGRYMPRMVVIPPGMDFSSVVVQEDVPEVDGELATLISSTDGSSPKAIPPIWSEIMRFLTNPHKPMILALSRPDPKKNITTLLKAFGECRPLRELANLTLIMGNRDDIEEMTGGNGSVLTTVLKMIDKYDLYGLVAYPKHHKQADVPEIYRLAAKTKGVFINPALVEPFGLTLIEAAAHGLPMVATKNGGPVDIHRALNNGLLVDPHDQQAIADALLKLVSEKNLWALCRKNGLKNIHLFSWPEHCRTYLTRVAACRMRHPQWQTDTPEDEIAAEESSLNDSLKDVQDMSLRLSIDGDKPSLNGSLDYSAVSSGDPALQDQVQRVLNKIKKPESEPVVSEGARHEAVVSKYPMLRRRRRLIVIALDCYDSKGFPEMKMIQIVQDIIKAVRSDSLFARVTGLALSTAMSLTETTEFLTSAKIHANEFDALICNSGGEVYYPGTCTQVDGKLVRDPDYAAHIDYRWGCDGLKKTIWKLMNTTEGGKQSDESSNPIEEDKKSRNAHCIAYLVKDRSKVKKVDDLRQKLRMRGLRCHLMYCRNSTRLQIIPHLASRAQALRYLFVRWRLNVANMFVILGENGDTDYEEMISGAHKTIILKDVVTKGSEDLLRTTDLRDDIVPKESPLIAYLSGKATASEIADVLKQVSKASAGM; encoded by the exons ATGCCTGGAAATGAGTGGATAAATGGATACTTGGAAGCAATATTGAATAGTGGAGGAGGAGCAGGTGCAATTGAAGAACACAAGCCAGCACCAGCTGTGAATTTAAGTGAAACAGGGCATTTTAATCCAACAAAGTATTTTGTTGAGGAGGTTGTTAGAGGAGTTGATGAGACTGATTTACATAGAACTTGGATAAAAGTTGTTGCCACTCGCAACACCAGGGAACGCAGTTCCAGGCTCGAAAACATGTGTTGGCGTATTTGGCACCTCACTCGCAAGAAGAAGCAG TTGGAGTGGGAGGAACTACAGCGGTTGGCGAATCGGAGATGGGAAAGGGAACAAGGACGTCGGGATGCAACCGAAGACATGTCTGAGGATTTATCAGAAGGAGAGAAAGGAGATGGGTTGGGGGAGCTGGCACAAAGCGAGACGCCAAGGAAAAAGTTCCAGAGAAGCCTTTCCAACCCGGAAGTGTGGTCGGATgataagaaggaaaagaaactcTATATTGTCCTTATCAG TATACATGGTTTGGTCCGAGGAGAAAATATGGAGCTTGGTCGAGATTCTGACACTGGTGGACAG GTCAAATATGTGGTGGAACTTGCTCGTGCACTTGCTAGAATGCCTGGAGTGTACAGGGTAGATCTTTTTACTCGCCAGATCTCCTCCCCTGAAGTTGATTGGAGCTACGGTGAACCAACAGAGATGCTAACATCCGGCCCTGAAGATGATGATGGAAATGAGGTGGGAGAGAGCAGTGGGGCATATATTGTCAGGATTCCCTTTGGTCCACGCGATAAGTATCTCGGAAAAGAATTACTGTGGCCTTATATTCAAGAATTTGTAGATGGAGCTCTTAGTCACATTCTTAATATGTCAAAAGTTTTGGGGGAACAAATTGGAGGAGGCCAGCCTGTGTGGCCATATGTAATTCATGGCCATTATGCTGATGCAGGTGATAGTGCTGCTCTTTTATCAGGTGCTTTGAATGTTCCTATGGTTTTAACGGGACATTCGCTTGGGAGAAACAAGCTGGAACAGCTTCTTAAACAGGGGCGACAATCAAAGGAGGACATCAAttcaacatataaaataatgcGGAGGATAGAAGGagaagagctttcacttgatgCTGCAGAACTTGTAATCACAAGTACCAGACAAGAGATTGATGAGCAATGGGGACTTTATGATGGGTTTGATGTCAAGCTTGAGAAAGTTTTGCGTGCTCGTGCTAGACGTGGTGTCAATTGCCATGGCCGTTACATGCCAAGAATGGTG GTTATTCCTCCAGGCATGGACTTCAGCAGTGTTGTGGTTCAAGAAGATGTTCCTGAGGTCGATGGGGAGCTTGCAACACTCATCAGCAGTACTGATGGTTCTTCCCCAAAAGCAATTCCACCAATATGGTCTGAA ATCATGCGGTTCCTTACAAATCCCCATAAGCCGATGATTTTGGCCTTATCAAGGCCTGATCCAAAGAAGAATATTACAACTCTTTTGAAAGCCTTTGGAGAGTGCCGCCCATTAAGAGAGCTTGCCAATCTT ACACTGATTATGGGAAACAGGGATGATATAGAGGAGATGACTGGTGGAAATGGGAGTGTGCTCACGACAGTGTTGAAGATGATTGACAAGTATGATCTTTATGGGCTGGTCGCCTATCCGAAACATCACAAGCAAGCTGATGTTCCAGAAATATATCGGCTTGCTGCCAAAACAAAG GGGGTTTTCATAAATCCAGCATTGGTCGAGCCTTTTGGCCTTACCTTGATTGAG GCAGCAGCTCACGGGCTTCCAATGGTGGCTACTAAAAATGGCGGACCAGTTGACATCCATCGG GCACTGAACAACGGTCTGCTTGTTGACCCTCATGATCAGCAAGCTATTGCTGATGCACTGCTTAAGTTGGTGTCCGAAAAGAACTTATGGGCTCTCTGCAGGAAGAATGGCTTGAAGAATATACACCTGTTCTCATGGCCTGAACACTGCCGGACGTACTTGACCAGGGTAGCAGCCTGCCGGATGAGGCATCCACAATGGCAAACTGATACCCCAGAGGATGAGATAGCTGCAGAAGAGTCATCTCTCAATGATTCGCTCAAGGATGTGCAGGATATGTCCCTCAGGCTGTCAATTGATGGAGACAAACCTTCTCTGAATGGATCTCTTGACTATTCAGCTGTGTCTTCTGGGGACCCTGCACTGCAAGATCAAGTACAACGGGTCCTAAACAAGATAAAGAAACCAGAATCTGAGCCAGTAGTTTCTGAAGGTGCAAGGCATGAGGCTGTTGTAAGCAAATATCCCATGCTGAGGCGACGGCGCAGATTGATTGTTATAGCTCTTGACTGCTATGATAGCAAAGGATTTCCTGAAATGAAAATGATTCAGATTGTGCAAGATATAATTAAAGCTGTTCGGTCAGACTCACTATTTGCAAGAGTGACAGGGCTTGCTCTATCAACAGCTATGTCATTAACAGAAACAACAGAGTTCTTGACATCAGCAAAGATTCACGCAAATGAGTTTGACGCATTGATTTGTAACAGTGGGGGCGAAGTATATTACCCCGGTACTTGTACTCAAGTAGATGGAAAACTTGTTCGAGATCCAGATTATGCAGCTCATATAGACTACCGTTGGGGCTGCGATGGCCTAAAGAAAACCATTTGGAAGTTGATGAATACAACTGAAGGTGGGAAACAATCTGATGAGTCTTCCAACCCCATCGAGGAAGACAAAAAATCCAGGAATGCCCATTGCATAGCATACCTTGTAAAGGATCGCAGTAAG GTCAAGAAAGTGGATGATTTGAGGCAGAAGCTTAGGATGCGAGGTCTCCGTTGTCATCTAATGTATTGTAGGAACTCAACAAGATTGCAAATTATTCCACACCTTGCATCACGCGCGCAAGCACTCAG GTACCTTTTCGTTCGCTGGAGATTGAATGTTGCCAATATGTTTGTGATTCTTGGTGAAAATGGAGATACCGATTACGAGGAAATGATATCTGGTGCTCATAAGACgataatattgaaagatgtggTGACAAAGGGTTCTGAAGACTTGCTAAGAACCACAGACCTAAGAGATGACATTGTTCCTAAGGAGAGTCCCCTGATTGCTTATTTGAGTGGAAAAGCAACGGCTAGCGAGATCGCTGATGTTCTGAAGCAAGTGTCAAAAGCTTCTGCTGGGATGTGA